The Miscanthus floridulus cultivar M001 chromosome 6, ASM1932011v1, whole genome shotgun sequence genomic interval TTGTGAATGCGGGTGCATGTTCTAGCCTGGGGGCTAGCCCATAGAGCTAAACATTATGCGGCCTGATGTGGTGGTCGGGGCATCGGGGTTAGGTCATCGATCTAGTTTGATGCAAGGGGGAAAAACGAGCAGAGGGCGTAGGGCTCAATTTTTCCTATTCCACCTACTTAGGCAGAGTGGCGCTCTATTTCCTTATGCTCCCTATCCACGTGAGTGCCTGACTTTGCCCTGGAGCTGGTCCGGGAGGCTTGGTCTGAAAGGCATCTCGCTGTGGTGAGCAGTTTGGGGAACAGTTCGCCGTTCCATCCTACCGTGGATACATGTGGAGAAGCTCGAAGCAGGTCTCTCGTTTGATGACAGATGGTGCTTGGGGTCTCTGCACCTAGTGTAATTAGCATGTTCACTTGTCATTACGCCGTTCTTTTACTTGTTTTCTGTTCaaattggaatgtgcttcatcCCCTTGGGTTTGTGCCTGCGAATGCGTATCTTAGCCTAACGGCTAGCCTACGGGACTAAAATGTGAGTGATCTGATAGAATGATAGGACGGCGGAGGATGATCATAGATCTCACACGATGCGAGAAGAAAGCAAGAGAATGATATGAGCCCCCATTCCTTTCGCTCCCCTAGTCCTAAGCGAACGAGTTTCCTGTTTCCTCTTAGGCTCATGCGCAGGTGCCTAGCCCTGTCTAGGAGCTAGTCCATTGGGTTGGCTGGGGGTCCTGAGCGAGAGGTCAGGACGTGGGATACCGACTCATCGTGGCATGGGGAGCGATTAGAAGATGCTCGGCAAAGGGGTCACTGGGACGATGATAAGCAGTGCTATGTCATGGGACATATATATGTGTCCTCGCATGTGTCCTCCTCTGGTGACTTGTGTCTAGCCACCAGCCCGAGCTAGAGCGAGTCACTCAGGGATCTAAGCGGCTCCTAGATGGAGTGCTCGAGCGCACTGTTCTGTGGTTTGCTCCATGAGTTGGTTGCGGTTTTCTAAAGCGAGGGGTGAGCCTACATGAGTATGTGGATGTGTTTTGGTACAGCGGCTAGAGCCAGAGATAATGTTACTGACTAATGTGTTGGAAGCCATTATGGATCTAGTTGTCATAACTCAGGGTGCGTTGAGCCCCCAAGCATCTGTTCACGGTGGAGTTGATGCTCGAGGAGTTGCGAGCTCTCGAGCATTTGTTTACACTGGAGCTATCATGGTCCCTAGGCCACAAACCAGTGAGGTCATTTCTCCACCACTCTGAGCGGTCGTAGCTAGCGAGGATCAACCCCTCGAACAGCCTTGGGCCATTCCTTGCCGGCTCGATATCCTTGATGGGCCCATGATCCCCCAAGCAGGGCCTCTTCGTGTCCATCTTGATGTAGTTTCTGGCCAAGGGAGCTTATGCGTTCCGGTTCTCAAACCTTCCCAGCGTGATGATGTCATTGGCATTGCATCCTCACCTCTGGGCATAGTTTCTGCCCTCGACAAAGAGCCATCGTGACATGTCATTGTGGGAGCTAGCTTTGAGTGCAACACTATTCAATCCGCTCATCGTGGCACACGGTGCATTCGGAGAGCCCGCTTCATTGGATGTAGGCACACCCTAGTGACGGCTGATAGTTTGTGGGGGTGTGTTGTGTGGCTTGTCTGTTACATGGGGTCAGACCCAGGTTTTGGGTTTGGCCCTACATGGTGTGGCACCGGTTGGCCACCTAAACACCTATGATGCTATCGAGCGGTGGTGGTTGATTCTGCTGCTCGTGCACGCATTGGCTAGCTACGTCCTGCTAACAGTGGAGGCATTGTCCAGGGTGTGTTTTTACTATAGGATCTAGTTCCACCATGTGGCATGTCCAGATCGGGTAGGAGCTGGTGATGGGTGTTGTTATGCTGGTTTTGGGCGATCTTATGGTTCCCTGAGAGGACGTGGCCATCGTAGGCTATTCCTCGGGCGAGGTCGCCATGAGCCATGGACGTCTAGCTCCCTGGGTGGAAGTCTTGATCATGAGTGGTGATGAGAGAGGGCCTCGAGCCCCCTACGTAGGTAAACTCTAGGATGCAGCCCCTGTATGTAGTTCCAAGAGAACGCCTGCCATAGGCCACAGGACCCATATCCCTGAGGTGGAGGTCTCAGTCGTGGCAAGGGGTGGACATGGGTGTTGTCCCTTTGGCGCcgatgaacccatagttttcaaGGTGAATGTGATCGTCGTGGGTCATTCCACCTGTGAGTCCACCGGTGGTgtgaggagccatcgcttccttcctcAATCAAATGAGAGTGCATGATTGTCCCCTACCTAGTGCgacaactgttggtgtttcataatcctgactagtaaatttatgcgattgtcgtgctgctctaggaagacgatggtagcatccaatagaaatgaggatttatactagtttaggccagagccctatgtctagtctcagagaagatcaagtgcatgttcctcgcttgaatgctctgaagttcttacaatgggggtgcaacaatggtgaaagaggtggtagaacctatACTAGATGAAGGGCAGCCcaaagagaagctccaggagccctactgCTATGGATGGAATGGTAGGGGATGAAGAATGTGAAGATGTCCCAAagtgggtgccctggctgcccttatatagagtccagGGCCAGGCCTTGTTGCAAAGAGGAGGTTCCCCCAaccgaagggtcatgagcctaagggaggtcctaactaacttggcttgcaagctacaccaTATTCTGGTGTCATCTGGGCGTGGccatcatcatggtcttgtggccatgtcATGGTAGAGCGAGACATGGTGCTACTATGCCGACCATGGCGGGCACTGTAGGCACATCAGTGGCTCGTTAGTCATCCTATGCAACGCGGTGTCTATCATGGTCTTCGTCGCCGCTTCTAGGTTCCCTGAGGTGTCATACCCATAGCAAGTAGCTGCCCTAGGTCATCGTTCATCTGGTCGTTTCTTGGGACTGAGGGCCATGACCCCGATCATCGGGGTTAGGGCTCTCCGTAAGTTGAGAAGGTCTCTAGGTCGAGACCCTTgccatggatcccatcccatagtgggtggggaTCGTACGCACATCCTATCGGTCTATATTCGGATGGTGGGTTTTGTACCCATTGCCACCGTTGTGTGGTGCTATCTCACTAGTGTGGCGTGGCACAGGATGGCGTCTGACCGAATCAAGAtgactgttgtcccctcggtccttgtgaGGTCAGTGTGGAGTGCCTACTCTTGTTAGAGCAGACATACTATGCAATGCTCGATCTCACCCCATCCTGCCCTAGGGGTCATGATGGGGGAGAGGTCGTGCGTCTTTCATGTGGCTAAGGCAGGAGAAGGGGTCATGGCTGACCCTAGCCTAGGTGTTGGCTCGGCGTGCTCATCCTAGCTATGCCTCAGTCGTTTGGGCCATTGTTAACCTAATGGGTTATGGGCCACGTGGCTTGCCAACTAGTTAGCGCCTTGAGACACCTTGGGGTCATAACCCCAAcagtaccttttctctagggaattggaagtggacttatcTAGATCCGATGTAGATGATTGCactggtggtgttgaggaacggtcttccaaggatgatgagtgtatcatcttcttcttcacccatgtctagaactATGAAGTTGGCAagggcatagtgatcatgtattcttaccatgacatcttttgctattcccttCGGAAATCGaattgattggtccaccatctgcaattgcatatatttAGGGAATAAAGGTTCgtcaccaaataaatattcattcgttaccttggacattatattgacacttGACCCAATGTCGCAGATGGTCTTGTGGAATATtatttgtccaatggtacactcgatcattgGTACACCAGGATCATCcctcttagcaaggaatggtgaagcaaggaggtggtcgtactctgatctgagtgtgttgatcatgttgactaatTCTTCTTGTGGTTGCCTAtcattgttcttcctccttctcctattgttcttcttggtcactgttgtttTTTTAGGCAGGTACGGTGTTTGtggatgtctaggagattgcaagatacagttcttgaaagaaaacttttcctttttatccttgattgtgaagcagatcttggcactgtccatgtagatgatggcttttgcggtgcttaggaaaggtcaacccaagataatgggtgcccttatatCTCCTCATGTTTCTAAAACCACAAAATCTataggaacatatgattgtcccactcgaacaatggctgatctgcaagctgcaaacgcatatttgtgtacaacaaagtatctccattaatttaatCATAAATTACTTTAGGcataatgttgacacttgctctgaagtcacagacagcttcttggaaaatgtgaggtccaatagcAATGAGGATGACATGTCTTCttggatcgctcttcttttcAGGCAacgtataatctatccaccttcccagcgatggttgtatacagtaatatgttgcattgtgaatatcgacaagatttatagtttctagatcttttggTTGCCCCAAAATTTTACCTTTGTCGGTCGGAGGAACAGCAacagccagctgagctatttgtgattctatcattttattaaagctatgctggtttttaatggcagaggagaagctatccattatattgtttatgttttctagaattttatcattagaAGCTAattttctagataagccctccataattttagcttggccagaaatcaacactctcaagggtggttgattgaaattattgaaaatattaccttgagggttaccttggtaattaccttggtagtttggcctctgttgctgattccaaccttgattctgttgaggatgaaagtagttgttgttgatgaagttcacatcctcatgaatTTTAGGGCAATTGCTCCatgaatgcctagtgtttccacgCTCTTCACATGTTATGCGGGAATCATAAATAtacatgacttcttgcttctcattggctcgatcttcgagcttcttcatTAGTAGGTCCATCTAGGTAGACAGCATGTCTaattccttgagttgatgcatacctccctCTCTCTTATGGGTCTAAatacgttcttcattccaaccctagttggaggccatcttctccacaagagctgttgcagctggtatggtgagtgataggaatgcacccccagcagcagcatccatagtttcacgggtactgttggtcaacccgTGGTAGAAAGTCTGTATGAGTAGCCAATTATCCATCCCATGATGAAGACATTTTGCTATGTAGTCTTAAaagtgttcccatgcctcagggatagattcatcatgtagctattgaaagcttgagattctcccacacatggcattggtcttgcctgtgggaaagacctttgctaggaaggtagtggagcagttatcccatgtagtatttctatctttgttagcgTAAAACCAATGCTTTGCCTTCTTTAAGAGTGAGAATGGaaagaggcaaagtagtatggcgtcgtgggtcactcctttgatggtgaaagtgttgtAGATCTTTAGGAAGTGTTAGAGATGTGCActcacatcttcatgtgcctttccataaaactggcttgcttgcaccatgttgatgagagctggcttgagctcgaatccattgtctccgaCATTGGTTTTTGGTCTAGTACGGATGTTGGCTacagttggagcagagaattcacagaGAGTCTTGTCATCCATAGCTTTAAATTTAGGTGTTAAGCTTTCCTTTATCTAGTTGTCTTCCGACTCTAAAGttgaaactttcttgagtttagctctagttctcTTAAGTAATGCTTCTGGATTGTCAatgtagtttgtcggaaggtcaaaattggtcatacattaccctgcataagatacaaaagtagacaaaacaagggtaagcctatttgagcagaggtcaatggttatctcgatcacatcaataagtataagtttatcaatacttcttttgcctagctaccttccccggtaACAgggccagaaatgcttgttggtatttattaacttgtcacttattttagtagtcacctaatatatgtctatatctcttaacattactttaccaggttgtcatccctagtgatgatgtcagagatgcttgttggtactacctagcattactactagagtagttctttattatttcatgtaactaggaagaatatatagatatatatgaatgaaaggaatctgcaagcgcacagataatataccattatagcacttcacccaggagtattctaggtatcattatttatatttttaccacagggacgGTCTagcaaggacatgtattgataacttatactattgatggagaagtaaatcataaccaatattctactcacaacaagGGTAATtcaagaggtaaatgtatatatgaatagtgcataatatctaatcattgatcactcagagtactcatttctatggcattagcatggtcaagtagaatattagaggaataattcctaagtcattcttaattacaagtcaaagcatacattgattagtgcaattagacctaatagtcatggctaagatcaacttcataccGACACATaaaggatattactaaggaagattaagaatagagcttgtcttccttcataactagatcctacatgtatacctatatttggggagtggactacaaaggactaaacgggagtgtcacatccatgatctaccacacgacctggaatatagggtgtatccgcaagtaaacaacgtataagcaccatgcttacacaatatcGACCACACACCcctggtaccttagagtgagcgctatacaaacttatgcataaatataaggataatctagctatactaagtatataatcaaagtagaccaaGAATATTATAACtaggaatatgataaatatgaagatgaatgtcataacaattgttgcaaacatataaaagtaatgagagatacaaaagagagggggtacaaagattataccaaaccatgctcttaaaacgatcaggaatccaagcaaaatctacttgcctccctctagacctag includes:
- the LOC136460890 gene encoding uncharacterized protein, with product MINTLRSEYDHLLASPFLAKRDDPGVPMIECTIGQIIFHKTICDIGSSVNIMSKMVDQSIRFPKGIAKDVMVRIHDHYALANFIVLDMGEEEDDTLIILGRPFLNTTSAIIYIGSR